The proteins below come from a single Flavobacterium lindanitolerans genomic window:
- a CDS encoding tetratricopeptide repeat protein, whose product MKKNKYLPLFIFFLSLGKSFGQSFNQPQIDSLLLVAEQLEIKDAAYGVTLSLKAYDDSKKIGYKKGMAQGLLIASRKQHELAKYEDVLKNATAAEKLAVEISDAKLISDALRLKGIGFTGTGDYGKGLAQFRKALRFAQNLTDKEVKSSRLGVLYNDIAFNLDENGGETDSVAFYYRKGYQEFQKMVLNNPLRNKTLSLACSNVGSSFLRAKQLDSAEFYLDRALQLANSVNHEAVKANTLCDLGSLNYSRKKYKQSIDYFEKGIGVAKSINDVYALKSLYLGISKSYEAVRDTKKAENYLLLYNELNDSVKKNQKEDVQMQTASMEDGNIIADVDGNSKRTLIFSAIFVLLLIMILIHIYRKFQKEKANNARLQAEVEDSITMFTLLQKDEAHLKKIRHLASSNDPSFLMLFKETYPDFYKKLNKINPGLIAGEQKLCAFLKLDLSTKEIAQFTNSSIRAVEAKKYRLRKKLSIPSEEDINVWMMNL is encoded by the coding sequence ATGAAAAAGAACAAATACCTCCCACTTTTCATTTTTTTTCTGTCGTTAGGCAAAAGCTTTGGTCAGAGTTTTAATCAGCCCCAGATTGACAGCTTGCTGCTGGTTGCGGAACAGCTTGAAATTAAAGATGCTGCTTATGGGGTAACATTAAGTCTTAAAGCTTATGATGATTCCAAAAAAATTGGCTACAAAAAAGGCATGGCGCAAGGATTGCTGATTGCCAGCCGGAAACAGCATGAATTGGCTAAATATGAGGATGTGCTTAAAAATGCTACAGCAGCAGAAAAACTAGCGGTCGAAATTTCCGATGCCAAATTAATTTCCGATGCGCTTCGGCTAAAAGGGATAGGCTTTACCGGAACCGGCGATTATGGAAAAGGATTGGCGCAATTCAGGAAAGCACTCCGTTTTGCCCAAAATCTTACAGATAAAGAAGTCAAAAGCTCAAGACTTGGTGTGCTTTATAATGATATCGCTTTTAATTTGGATGAAAATGGTGGAGAAACAGATTCCGTAGCCTTTTATTATAGAAAAGGTTATCAGGAATTTCAGAAAATGGTGCTCAACAATCCGTTGAGAAATAAGACACTTTCCTTGGCTTGCTCCAATGTAGGTTCCAGTTTTTTAAGAGCAAAACAATTGGATTCGGCAGAATTTTATCTCGACAGGGCACTGCAATTGGCAAATTCTGTCAATCATGAAGCTGTTAAGGCCAATACTTTGTGTGATTTAGGCAGTCTTAATTACTCCAGAAAAAAATACAAACAGTCAATTGATTATTTCGAAAAAGGTATTGGTGTTGCCAAATCCATAAATGATGTTTATGCGCTTAAATCGCTTTATCTGGGAATTTCAAAATCCTATGAGGCAGTTCGTGATACTAAAAAGGCAGAAAACTATCTTCTTCTCTATAATGAGTTAAATGACAGCGTCAAAAAGAATCAAAAAGAAGACGTACAGATGCAGACTGCTTCAATGGAAGATGGTAACATTATTGCCGATGTTGATGGAAACTCGAAACGGACACTTATTTTTTCAGCAATATTTGTCCTGTTGCTGATCATGATATTAATTCATATTTATAGGAAGTTCCAAAAAGAAAAGGCAAATAACGCGCGATTGCAGGCGGAAGTTGAGGATTCGATCACGATGTTTACTTTGCTGCAAAAAGATGAGGCACACTTAAAAAAGATACGCCATCTTGCCAGTTCCAATGATCCGTCCTTTTTAATGTTGTTTAAAGAAACCTATCCGGATTTTTATAAAAAACTGAACAAGATTAATCCCGGACTCATTGCCGGAGAACAAAAATTATGTGCTTTCCTCAAACTGGATCTTTCTACCAAAGAAATTGCGCAATTCACCAATTCTTCCATCAGGGCGGTGGAAGCTAAGAAATACAGGTTGCGCAAAAAGCTTTCCATTCCTTCAGAAGAAGATATTAATGTCTGGATGATGAATTTATAA
- a CDS encoding riboflavin synthase, translated as MFTGIIETLGTIKDLRKEGENIHITLSSSVTHELKIDQSVSHNGVCLTVVGISNDQYTVTAIKESIDKTNIGEWKIGDQVNLERAMRLGDRLDGHIVQGHVDQTGTCISIEEANGSWYYTFEYDPKLSNITIEKGSITVNGVSLTVVNSQKNAFSVAIIPYTYEHTNFKNFEVGTKINLEFDVIGKYVSRLHQLA; from the coding sequence ATGTTTACAGGAATAATAGAAACCCTCGGCACAATCAAAGACCTGCGTAAAGAGGGAGAAAACATACACATTACGCTTTCCTCATCAGTTACCCACGAACTTAAAATAGACCAAAGCGTCTCGCATAACGGCGTGTGTCTGACTGTTGTAGGAATTTCAAACGACCAATATACGGTTACCGCTATCAAAGAATCTATCGACAAGACAAATATAGGCGAGTGGAAAATTGGCGACCAGGTTAATTTAGAACGTGCCATGAGGCTTGGCGACAGATTGGACGGACATATCGTACAAGGACATGTTGACCAGACCGGAACCTGCATCTCCATTGAAGAAGCAAACGGAAGCTGGTATTACACATTTGAATATGACCCGAAGCTAAGCAACATTACAATAGAAAAAGGTTCCATTACCGTAAACGGAGTAAGCCTGACTGTTGTAAATTCCCAAAAAAATGCATTTAGCGTTGCCATTATCCCCTATACGTATGAACACACCAATTTCAAAAATTTTGAAGTAGGCACAAAAATCAACCTTGAATTCGATGTTATAGGAAAATACGTCTCACGACTACACCAATTAGCATAA
- the pdxA gene encoding 4-hydroxythreonine-4-phosphate dehydrogenase PdxA, with protein MMKKAENIIVGISVGDLNGIGSEIILKTFEDTRMLELCTPVIFANVKIMSFAKKNLDATIALHGIDKIEQLLPGKINVLNVWKESVTIEYGVNDENVGKYAIKSFVAATKALKDGQIDVLVTAPINKYNIQSEEFKFPGHTDYLNQELEGDALMLMVQDDLRVGLITDHVPVNEVASHLTEALIKSKIETIKKSLIQDFSISKPKIAVLGLNPHAGDGGVIGKEDDEILRPAIKKLFESGTLAFGPYAADGFFGSGQYEKFDAVIATYHDQGLIPFKTLSFGKGVNYTAGLNKIRTSPDHGTAYDIAGKGIADYNSFKEAVYLAIDIFHSRNEYAAMTEKPLKIKEKHL; from the coding sequence ATTATGAAAAAAGCAGAAAATATAATCGTTGGAATTTCAGTAGGGGATTTGAACGGTATTGGAAGCGAGATTATCCTAAAAACTTTCGAAGATACCCGAATGCTTGAGCTTTGTACTCCGGTTATTTTTGCCAACGTGAAAATAATGTCCTTTGCTAAGAAAAACCTTGATGCTACAATAGCGCTTCATGGTATCGACAAAATAGAGCAGTTGCTACCCGGAAAAATTAATGTGCTGAATGTCTGGAAAGAAAGCGTTACTATTGAATATGGAGTCAACGATGAAAATGTAGGGAAGTATGCTATAAAATCATTCGTGGCAGCTACAAAAGCTTTAAAGGACGGACAGATTGATGTTTTGGTTACAGCACCTATTAATAAATACAACATACAGTCTGAGGAATTTAAGTTTCCGGGTCATACAGATTATCTCAATCAGGAATTGGAAGGTGATGCCCTTATGCTGATGGTTCAGGACGATTTGCGTGTTGGACTGATTACAGACCATGTTCCGGTAAATGAAGTGGCTTCCCATCTTACAGAAGCGCTGATTAAAAGTAAAATTGAGACAATAAAAAAATCACTTATACAGGATTTCAGCATAAGCAAACCCAAAATAGCAGTTTTGGGATTAAATCCCCATGCCGGAGACGGAGGAGTAATTGGGAAAGAAGATGATGAAATTTTAAGGCCGGCAATCAAAAAGCTGTTTGAAAGCGGGACCCTTGCTTTCGGTCCTTATGCGGCTGATGGTTTTTTTGGAAGCGGACAATATGAAAAGTTTGATGCGGTAATAGCAACATATCATGACCAGGGTCTGATTCCTTTCAAAACCCTTTCTTTTGGAAAAGGAGTGAATTATACGGCGGGATTAAATAAAATCAGAACCTCTCCGGATCACGGAACGGCTTATGATATTGCAGGTAAAGGAATTGCAGATTATAATTCATTTAAAGAAGCCGTTTATCTGGCTATTGATATATTCCATTCCAGAAATGAATATGCGGCCATGACGGAGAAACCCTTAAAAATAAAAGAAAAACACTTATAA